The Propionispora vibrioides genomic sequence CTACCGGCTACCCTCTCAGTCCTAATCACTGAAATAGGGCCGGCTATTTTCCGTAAACCGCCGCATTGCCGTCCCGCAGCCTACTACAACCGGCAGAGTCTTCCGCCGCCTCGGGTTACGAAAATCTCCCACCATCAATTCCACCGGGTTAAGGCCGGACCGGTACCAGTACTAGTGTATCCCGCCTGCCGATCGCTATGCGGCCGGAACCGCGTGGCTTTCGCCGCTGCTTTTCTCCCCGGCCGGCAAGCGGCAATCAGTAGAGCTACAGGACAAAAAGGGAAGCGGGAGAACAGTCTCCCGCTTCCCGAAAAGAGCCCGCCATGATCTGCGCGCCGGTCGATGGCAATCGCTACACACCTATACGCAATCTTTCGACCGCGCACAAGCATTTTGCCACTGCCACCGGCCTTTGCCCGACCGCCCGGAATACCTGCCGAGCCTGCCGCAATCGCCAAACTGCGACAGACCCTTCGTAACGGTCGTCCCGGTGACCCTCCGGCACCCCGGACGATCTTGACTCGACCGCCAGCCATCCCTTTCGACCCCGCGACAACAGTTGGGCTGCCGCACAGCCTTACGGAACCGCTGACGATCTTCCCGCCGACTGCTGCCGAACCGCCAGACCCGACAGCAATCTTTGGCCGAACCGTGCCGAGCTTCCTTTGAAACCCGGCACCGCTCTTGGCTCGACCATGACGAACCCCTTTCACTACTAGTATGGCTTAATTTAGAGTTATCATACCAGTGCCTTTAGTGCCCGCTTCGTTAAAATAAGAGCCATTATTTCTTCCAGCTTGCCTCGATACACGCTAGACCCTTTCTTACAGCTTCGGCGCCGCCGGATCACGGCGGAAAAAAGCATAGACCGCCTCCGCCGCCGGCCGGGTCATGCCCGGTGCAGCCGCCAGCTCTTCCACCGCGGCCTGTTTGATCTTGGCCAGACTGCCGAATTCCTGCCACAGCGCCTTGCGGCGTTTCTCCCCGATACCCGGAATGTGATCAAGTACCGACACCATGTTCCGCTTCGACCGTAATTTCCGGTGATAGGTGATGGCAAAGCGATGGGCTTCATCCCGGATGCGCTGCACTAAATAGAGCGACTGGGAGTGGCGCGGCAAAATCAGCGGTTCGCTCATCCCTTCCCGGAAAATATGCTCAAACTCCTTGGCCAAACCGACCACCATCACGTCATGCAGACCGGCGCCGCGGATAATCTCCAGAGCCGAACTGAGCTGCCCCTTGCCGCCGTCAATGATGATGAGGTCGGGCAAGGGAGCGCTGCCGTCCCTGTAGCGTCGTCCTACCACTTCCTGCATGGATTTGAAATCGTCCGGCTTGCCTTCCACTGTACGCAGCTTAAACCGCCGGTAGTCCTCCTTCTTGGGCAGGCCGCCTTCGAAAACGACCATGGACGCCACCGTTTCCGCTCCCTGAATGTGGGAAATGTCGAAGCATTCGATACGCTCCGGCAGACCGTCCATCGCCAGATAGCGGCCCAATTCACGAACGGCACCCTCGGTGCGGTCGGCCTGATCCTGAATTTTAAGCGCCTGCTCATTAAGCACCAGCAAGGCATTGCCTGCCGCCATCTGAACCAGATCCTTCTTCGTACCCCGCTTAGGCACCTCCAGCCATACTTTGCCACCCCGCAGACCGCTCAGCCACTCAGTCAACAGTTCCTGTTCGGCCAGTTCCAGCGGCAGCAGGATTTCGCGGGGAATAAAAGTAGACTGACTGTAATACTGCTTGAGAAAAGCCGTCAACAAATCGGCATCCTCTTCCTCCTCGCCGCCGCTGAGCAGAAAATGATCGCGGCCCACCATTTTGCCGCTGCGAATAAAGAAGACCTGGACACAGATACCGGCGGCCGACCGGGCCAGTCCCACCGCATCCTGGTCACCGGCGCCTGTTACGATATTTTGTTTTTCCGTAATTTTCTCCACCGCCTGCAACTGGTCACGCAACCGGGCGGCCTGCTCAAACTCCAGATTTTCCGCGGCCTGATCCATTTTCCGGCGCAGGCTTTTTACCATATCCTCGCTGCGCCCCTCCAGGAACAGGCAAACTGCCTTGATCATATCGCCGTACTCGGCCTCATTCACCTTGCCGGCGCAGGGCGCCAGACAGCGTTTGATATGATATTGCAGACAGGGACGCGGCGCATCCAAGCGCCGGCAGGTCCGCAGCGGAAACAGCCGTTTCAAAAGCTTCAGCGTTTCGTGCACCGCTCCCGCATTGGTATAAGGACCGAAATAGCGGGCGCCGTCTTTAACCACCTTCCGGGTGGCATACACTCTGGGAAATGGTTCGTTCAAAGTGACCTTAATATAAGGGAAACTTTTGTCGTCCCGCAGGCTGATATTATATTTAGGACGATGTTTTTTGATCAGATTGCATTCTAAAATAAGCGCCTCCATCTCGGAAGCGGTTACAATATATTCTAAGTCGGCAATACGGGCCACCATGGACCGCACTTTCGGCGAATGGTTGCGGCTGGATTGAAAATAGGAGCGGACCCGGTTTTTCAGTACCACCGCTTTGCCGACATAAATAATCTTTCCCTGGGCGTCCTTCATCAGATAAACGCCCGGCTGATCAGGCAAATGGGCCAACTTTTCCGTTAAATCTGTATGCATGTATTCCTCCCCGGCAGGGACTGAGTCATTCGCACCGCTGCCGCCTGTATTGTCATTGTACCAGCAAATGCCGTGTTTTGCCAGTTGCTCGCCCTCTATATAAAATTATCCCATAAGTTCATTGTATACATGTGTAAAACTGCTTGTATAAATGCCGCTAATCATCTATAATGTCTCCGTTAGAGTCTGGTTGCGAATGTAACAACCGGGCATACTAAGACTGCAAATGGGAGGTCTATACCGATGTTCAAGCGTGTATTAATTGCCAATCGCGGTGAAATCGCGATACGAATCATCCGGGCCTGCCAGGAGCTGGGAGTTGAAACAGTCGCTGTCTATTCCAGTGCAGATGCCGATGCGGTACATGTGAAGCTGGCAGATCAGGCCATCAATATTGGCCCGGCCGATGCCACCCGCAGTTATCTCAATATGGCCGCTATTTTAGATGCGGCTCAACTGGCCGAAGTAGACGCCATTCACCCCGGTTATGGCTTTTTATCGGAAAATGCCGACTTTGCCGAAGCTGTCATCAAAGCCGGCTTTGTGTTTGTCGGTCCCCGTCCGGAAACTATCCGCAAAGTGGGCAACAAGGATGCGGCCCGCGAGCTGATGAAACAGGCTGGCTTGCCGATGGCCCTTGGCAGCGACCCTGTCAACAGCCTGGAAGAGGCAGTCAGCACGGCAGCCAAAATCGGCTATCCCATCATTATCAAGCCGATTGCCGGCGGCGGCGGCAAATCCATGTTCGTGGCTCAAAATGAAGCGGATATCCACACGGCGGCGCTTAAAATTGATTTTACCACAGCCGGCTTTTATTTAGAAAAATATATCGCCAACGCCCGCCATATCGAAGTTCAGATCGTGGCCGACAACTACGGCGACGTCATTCATCTGGGAGAACGGGAATGCTCCATTCAGCGGCGCAATCAGAAAATCCTGGAAGAAGCGCCTTCCTGCGTCATTACGCCGGAAATGCGTCAAAAAGTGAGTGCCTTGGCCATCCGGGCAGCTAAAAGCGCCAATTATACCAACATTGGTACTGTGGAATTCCTAATGGACAAAAACACCTGCGAATTTTATTTCATGGAAATCAATCCCCGCATTCAGGTGGAACACGCCATTACTGAAATCACCACCGGCGTCGACCTGGTGAAGACGCAGCTACGCATCGCCTCCGGCGATCCGCTGCCCATCCGTCAGGAATACATGAAGTTTAACTGTCATGCCATTGAATGCCGGATCAACGCGGAAGACCCTGATAATTCCTTCTTGCCTTCGCCTGGTGAAATCACTTTTTATCATCAGCCCGGCGGTCCCAATGTCCGGGTGGACGACGGCGTCTGCACCGGCTCAATTGTCCAGCCGTACTATGATTCGATGATCGCCAAGATCATTACCTGCGGTCGCACCCGGGGCGACGCCATTAAGACCATGCGGCGGGCCTTGTCCGAATTCCGGATTGTCGGCGTGAAAACCACCATTGATTTTCACCGGAAGCTGCTGGATAATCCCTACTTCTGTAGCGGCGATATTGACACCCAGTTTATCGCCAAGCGGATGACGCCTTCCTCCGAAGATTAATATAAGCCAACGCAGGCAAGCTATCCCAGCTTGCCTGCGTTTTTTTGCGTCTATATCACAATTTATTTCGGTCTTCCGTTCTCCCCATTGGCCTTTTCCGGAAAAAGACGGTCCGCAGGATGCCGGAAGAGTCAGCTTCCGTTAAGAAATCCGCCTGTGCCCTTTGGGTAACTGTTTGAGCAAAGCGAGTTTCGGATTTTAGGAAGTTGACTCTTCCGGCAAGTCTTTTGGAGGCAGGCCTAGCCCTTTTGGTCCTTTTGGGGCAATGCCAAAAGGACATCAGTTCTGTCGCCACATAAACAGGCTGTTCCAAATGAAGTCATTTGGAACAGCCTGTTTTTTTATGCCTGCCGATCCTCTCTGATGCCCCGTTCCAGTACCGGTGCCAGAAACTGTCCGGTATAGGATGTCGCTGTGGCGGCAATATCCTCCGGCGTTCCCTTGGCGACAATAGTACCGCCGCCGGAACCGCCCTCCGGCCCCAGGTCAATCAGATAATCGGCCGTTTTAATCACGTCCAGATTGTGTTCAATCACCACCACACTGTCACCGCCATCCACCAGGCGCTGCAGCACCTCCAGCAGCCGGTGAATATCAGCCGTGTGCAGACCGGTAGTCGGCTCGTCAAGAATATACAGCGTCTTGCCGGTGCTGCGGCGGGCCAGTTCGGTAGCCAGTTTGACCCGCTGGGCCTCGCCGCCGCTCAGCGTGGTAGCCGGCTGTCCCAACTGAATATAGCCTAAACCGACATCCTGCAGAATTTGCAGTTTGCGATGGATTTTCGGGATGTTTTTAAAAAACTCCACCGCTTCGTCAACCACCATATCCAGCACCTGAGCAATGCTTTTGCCCTTGTACTTGACCTCCAGCGTTTCCCGGTTATAACGCGCCCCTTTGCACACTTCACAGGGAACATAAACGTCAGGCAGAAAATGCATTTCAATCTTAATAATTCCGTCGCCGCGGCAGGCCTCGCATCGCCCGCCTTTTACGTTGAAGCTGAAGCGGCCCGGCTTGTAGCCGCGTACCTTGGCTTCCGGCGTCTGGCTGAACACGTCGCGGATCACGTCAAACAGGCTGGTATAGGTCGCCGGATTAGAGCGCGGCGTCCGCCCGATCGGCGACTGGTCGATATCAATGATTTTATCAATATGCTCAATACCACGAATTTCGTTATGCTCGCCCGGGCGCTGGCGGCTGCCGCCATACAGCCGGGAAGCCAGCCCTTTATATAAAATTTCATTAACCAGCGTACTCTTGCCTGACCCGGAAACACCGGTTACGGCGGTAAACACACCCAGAGGAAACTTGACGTTGATCTTTTTCAGGTTATTTTCCCTGGCGCCGATTACTTCCAGCCACTTGCCGTTAGGCTTGCGCCGTACAGCCGGTACGGGAATATATTTGGCGCCGCTCAGGTACTGGCCGGTTACCGAATCCCGGCAGGCTTTAATCTCTTCCACCGTACCCTGGGCGATGATCTGCCCGCCACCGGAGCCGGCGGCCGGACCGATATCGACAATATGGTCGGCGGCATACATGGTATCTTCGTCATGCTCAACCACCAGCAGGGTATTGCCTACATCCCTTAAATGCTTGAGCGTGGCCAGCAGCCGGTTATTATCCCGCTGATGCAGTCCGATACTGGGCTCGTCCAGAATATAGAGTACCCCGACCAGGCCGGAGCCGATCTGGGTCGCCAGGCGAATACGCTGCGCCTCGCCGCCGCTTAACGTCCCGGCCGCCCGATCCAGCGTCAGATAATCAAGACCCACATTGACTAAAAAGCCCAGCCGGGCATTAATTTCCTTCAGGATCTGACGGGCAATCGTCATTTCCCGTTCTGTCAGCACCAAACCGGCAAAAAAATCCCGGCATTCGACGATGGTCAGCCGAGTCACTTCATAAATATTCTTGCCGCCCACCCGGACAGCCAGCGTTTCCGGCTTGAGCCGCGCTCCTTTACAGGTCGGGCACGGCTTGGAGCTCATATACTCCTCAATGTCTTCCTTTGACCAATCGGAAGCTGTCTCCCGGTAACGGCGGTTTAAGAGGGGAATGACTCCTTCAAAAGGCAGATGGTAACGCTTGGTCTCGCCGTACATATTCTCATAGGTGAAAGTGAACTTCTCCTCCTGAGACCCATTCATGATCAGTTGCTTCAACTCTTCACTTAAACTGTCCCAGGTACTGTACAGCGAAGCGCCGTAGTGAGTAAGCACGGCTTCCAACTGACACATAAAATAGGAATTCAGGTTTTTGCTCAGCGCCGCGATCGCGCCGTCAATAAACGCCTTGCTGCCGTCGGGAATGACCAGCGACGGGTCGATTTCCATGTTATTGCCCAAGCCGGTGCAATCAGGGCAAGCGCCGAAGGGGTTGTTAAAGGAAAACATGCGGGGCGCAATTTCCGGCAGACTGATACCACAGTCCACGCAGGCAAAGTTCTGGCTGAACGTCACTTCCCTGTCACCCACCAAGTCAACCAACACCACACCTTTGCCCAGTTGCAGCGCCGTTTCCAGTGAGTCGGCCATACGCTGGCCGATTCCGTCGCGTACCACCAGGCGGTCAATTACCACTTCAATGGTATGTTTCTTATTCTTTTCCAGCGTGATTTCGTCGGTCACATCCTGTACCTGACCGTCGATCCTCACCCGGACATAGCCGTTTTTCCGGATATCGTCGAGAATTTTTTGATGCTCGCCCTTTTTGCCACGCACTACGGGAGCCATAACAATCAGCTTGGTTCCCTCCGGCAGCGCGGTCAGTTGATCGACCATCTGCTCCACCGTCTGCTGACTGATAGCCTGGCCGCATTTGGGACAATGGGGCCGGCCGGCCCGGGCAAACAACAGCCGCAGATAGTCGTAGATTTCGGTAACCGTCCCCACGGTGGAACGGGGGTTGCGGCTGGTGGTCTTCTGGTCAATGGAAATGGCCGGCGACAATCCTTCAATGTAGTCCACAT encodes the following:
- the uvrC gene encoding excinuclease ABC subunit UvrC — protein: MHTDLTEKLAHLPDQPGVYLMKDAQGKIIYVGKAVVLKNRVRSYFQSSRNHSPKVRSMVARIADLEYIVTASEMEALILECNLIKKHRPKYNISLRDDKSFPYIKVTLNEPFPRVYATRKVVKDGARYFGPYTNAGAVHETLKLLKRLFPLRTCRRLDAPRPCLQYHIKRCLAPCAGKVNEAEYGDMIKAVCLFLEGRSEDMVKSLRRKMDQAAENLEFEQAARLRDQLQAVEKITEKQNIVTGAGDQDAVGLARSAAGICVQVFFIRSGKMVGRDHFLLSGGEEEEDADLLTAFLKQYYSQSTFIPREILLPLELAEQELLTEWLSGLRGGKVWLEVPKRGTKKDLVQMAAGNALLVLNEQALKIQDQADRTEGAVRELGRYLAMDGLPERIECFDISHIQGAETVASMVVFEGGLPKKEDYRRFKLRTVEGKPDDFKSMQEVVGRRYRDGSAPLPDLIIIDGGKGQLSSALEIIRGAGLHDVMVVGLAKEFEHIFREGMSEPLILPRHSQSLYLVQRIRDEAHRFAITYHRKLRSKRNMVSVLDHIPGIGEKRRKALWQEFGSLAKIKQAAVEELAAAPGMTRPAAEAVYAFFRRDPAAPKL
- the uvrA gene encoding excinuclease ABC subunit UvrA; translation: MKEKIIIKGARQHNLKNIDIELPRDQLVVITGLSGSGKSSLAFDTIYAEGQRRYVESLSSYARQFLGQMDKPDVDYIEGLSPAISIDQKTTSRNPRSTVGTVTEIYDYLRLLFARAGRPHCPKCGQAISQQTVEQMVDQLTALPEGTKLIVMAPVVRGKKGEHQKILDDIRKNGYVRVRIDGQVQDVTDEITLEKNKKHTIEVVIDRLVVRDGIGQRMADSLETALQLGKGVVLVDLVGDREVTFSQNFACVDCGISLPEIAPRMFSFNNPFGACPDCTGLGNNMEIDPSLVIPDGSKAFIDGAIAALSKNLNSYFMCQLEAVLTHYGASLYSTWDSLSEELKQLIMNGSQEEKFTFTYENMYGETKRYHLPFEGVIPLLNRRYRETASDWSKEDIEEYMSSKPCPTCKGARLKPETLAVRVGGKNIYEVTRLTIVECRDFFAGLVLTEREMTIARQILKEINARLGFLVNVGLDYLTLDRAAGTLSGGEAQRIRLATQIGSGLVGVLYILDEPSIGLHQRDNNRLLATLKHLRDVGNTLLVVEHDEDTMYAADHIVDIGPAAGSGGGQIIAQGTVEEIKACRDSVTGQYLSGAKYIPVPAVRRKPNGKWLEVIGARENNLKKINVKFPLGVFTAVTGVSGSGKSTLVNEILYKGLASRLYGGSRQRPGEHNEIRGIEHIDKIIDIDQSPIGRTPRSNPATYTSLFDVIRDVFSQTPEAKVRGYKPGRFSFNVKGGRCEACRGDGIIKIEMHFLPDVYVPCEVCKGARYNRETLEVKYKGKSIAQVLDMVVDEAVEFFKNIPKIHRKLQILQDVGLGYIQLGQPATTLSGGEAQRVKLATELARRSTGKTLYILDEPTTGLHTADIHRLLEVLQRLVDGGDSVVVIEHNLDVIKTADYLIDLGPEGGSGGGTIVAKGTPEDIAATATSYTGQFLAPVLERGIREDRQA
- a CDS encoding acetyl-CoA carboxylase biotin carboxylase subunit, with amino-acid sequence MFKRVLIANRGEIAIRIIRACQELGVETVAVYSSADADAVHVKLADQAINIGPADATRSYLNMAAILDAAQLAEVDAIHPGYGFLSENADFAEAVIKAGFVFVGPRPETIRKVGNKDAARELMKQAGLPMALGSDPVNSLEEAVSTAAKIGYPIIIKPIAGGGGKSMFVAQNEADIHTAALKIDFTTAGFYLEKYIANARHIEVQIVADNYGDVIHLGERECSIQRRNQKILEEAPSCVITPEMRQKVSALAIRAAKSANYTNIGTVEFLMDKNTCEFYFMEINPRIQVEHAITEITTGVDLVKTQLRIASGDPLPIRQEYMKFNCHAIECRINAEDPDNSFLPSPGEITFYHQPGGPNVRVDDGVCTGSIVQPYYDSMIAKIITCGRTRGDAIKTMRRALSEFRIVGVKTTIDFHRKLLDNPYFCSGDIDTQFIAKRMTPSSED